The Candidatus Kryptobacter tengchongensis DNA window CAAAATGATAGATATCATCAGGCGTCGGCTTCTCTATCTGAGGTTCCTTCTGCGCAACGATCAAAATAAGTTCACCACTTTTGCTGACATCTTCAATTAATTTTATAGTGCTTTCCCTACCAACTGAAAGAGGCATGAATTGCTTTGGGAAAAACACAGAATTCCTAAGCGGTAAAATTGACATCGCCTCAGGAATATGAACATGTTTTTCAGGATTTCGTGTGAACTTGAGTTCTTCTCCCATGGCTTTATGTTTTTTTGTTTTAAAATTTGAAAATTCAACACAACCGCATCACTATGTCCATCAAGACATCTTTATGTCTTACTTCATCCTCAACTATCTCACGAAGCAGTTTTTTTACATCCTCGTTTTCTATCCTATTGATCTGTGAGATATAATCCTCATAAATCTCCTTGTCAAACTCAAGGTCTGCAACAAGCTTTCTAAAACCCTTCTCATTATGAATTGACCCTGTCTTAACATCGTAAATTTTTGCTGACGGATTCACACTTCCACCAAGCTCAGCGATTTTTTGTTTAAATTTTTCCGCGTGCTTTCGCTCCTCCTCTGCAATTTTTTTAAGTTTATCCTTTAAAAAATCAAAAGGTATTATCTCAGCATGCTCGTCCATCATTTTTGCTATAGTTATCTCTTTTGAATAATTTTCATTCAAGATTTTTAAAAGTTCTTCTCTTTCTGAAAAATAAGGCACAAACAAATTTCTCAAAATTTCAACGAAACCCTTTTTCGTTTCAACCGCCATATTTTAAAACCTACTTTTGTTTTGACTTTTTCAAATATAAATTTAAAAAAATCCCGCCAAAAATGGCGGGATTTTTCAAATTTAATCAACTTTAACCTCAATCTCCTTTGCCTTCGCTTCCTCAACTTTCGGAAGCTTTATTGTGAGAACACCATCTTTGAACCTCGCTTCAACCTTATCCACTTTCACAGCACCAGGCAGTGTAAATGTCCTGGTGAATGAACCATAAACTCTCTCAATCCTATGAAAGTTCTCATTCTTCGTTTCCTTCTCTTGTTTCTTTTCCCCACTTATTGTGAGGACATTATCTTTTATCGTTATCTTGATGTCATCCTTGCTCACACCTGGAACATCAGCTCTCACAATATATTCATCATCTGTTTCAGAGATATCAACCCTTGGGCTCCATTTCATCACTTTGAGTTCCTCTTCCTCTTCAAAGCCACGGAAAAATCTGTCAAACATTCTGTTTATTTCCCTCTGGAGGTCAAAAATTTCGGTCGCCAAATCCCTTATTGGAGTCCATCTGATGAGTGTCATGGCTTTTCACCTCCTTTATTTTTAGTTTATTTTAATTTCAATTTCTTTGCCCTCTTCTTTCTTCCCAAGCGTTAAGATCAAAACACCATTATCAAGTTTTGCATTAATTTTGTTCCTATCAACATCTCCAGAGAGAATAAACTCACGCTTATATTCGCCATATATCAGCTCATTGAACAAAATTTCATCATCTTTTGAAACGGGAACATCAAATTTCCCTTGAACTACCAAAGTATCATCAAGAACTTTTATCTTCAAATTTTCTTTTGTGACACCTGGCATATCAAGGAATAGGATATATGAATCTGGGGTTTCATACATATCAACTGGAGGTGTGATGTATGTCTTCAAATCTTTTTCATATTTAGCTATTGATCTATCTTTTCTCATACATCATCACCTCCTTTTTATAATTTTGTTTTTTAATTTACATTAATTTGAATTTCTTTCGGTTTTGCTTCCTCTTTCTTTGGGAGGATTATCTTCAAAATTCCATCTTTATATTCAGCGCTTACCTTGTCCACATCAATTGGATAAGGCAATCTCACACTTCTCATAAACTTACCAAATTCCCTTTCACGGATAAGGCAATTCGCTTTTTCTGAAACTTCAGGCTCTTTCCTTTCCCCAGATATTGTCAAAACATCATTATGAATCTTAACCTTTACATCATCCTTGCTTACCCCAGGAATTTCAGCATATATTACAAGGTTATCCTTTGTATCCACGATATCAAGCAACGGATATTCATACCCGGACTGGAATGTTTTGAAGAAATCGTTAAAGAGTTTATTTATCTCTTTCTCAATCATTTCAACCTCCTTAAATGGGGCATACCTAATCAACATAGGTCTCACCTCCTTTTTATTTTTTAGTTTTAAATTTTCACTAAAAAATAAATTCAAAGATTGTGCCAAATAAAAAAGATTAAAAATTAATCTCGCTTATTTAACTCCCTATTGTCAAAGTGGCAGGATGAAATTGAAATTTTGATATTTAGATGCCAAGATGTCACTTCAGTATGAATTAAACTCACAAGGTATGGAAAAGATTATTCAATTGTGAATTCGCAAATTTATTTTTATATTTTACACACAAAAATAAAGCAAAACTTACAAGATGAAAATAAAACGTCTTAAAAAGTTAATAATAGCTGTGTTTGTATTTCTTTTTTTAGTTCTTGCGATGGATAAAATCGTGATGCCTTTTTATGTAAATTCGGTTAAATCAATTGAGATGCCAAATCTTATCGGGATGAAGCTTGAAGACGCAAAAAAAATCATTGATACCTTAAACCTTAAACTTGAAAATGTAACCGAGCGCCATGATGTGAGATTTCCTGTTGGATATGTGATAATTCAAAACCCAAGACCTGGGATGAAGATAAAAGAGGGAAGACGAGTATATCTTGTCGTTAGTTCGGGCGAGCAAAAAATTGAGGTCCCATCACTTATTGGGAAATCGGTTCGTGAAGCTAAACTGACCCTTGAAAAATTTGGATTGCGCCTTGGGGAAGTCCAATATGATTTTTCTGACGACTTCCCTGAGGGAGCTATATTTTCCCAATCAATACCTGAAAAGACAAAAGTTTCAGCTGGGGCACAGATTTCAGTTGTTGTAAGTTTAGGAAGCGCTGAAGGGAAAACACAAGTTCCAAACTTAATTGGGCTTCCACTTTCAAAGGTTGAGCAGATCTTGAACGAGGCTGGTCTTCGCATAGGTAAAGTTATCTATGAACCAAATTCTTCCGTTCTCCCCAATACAGTGATTGAACAATTTCCAAGACCTGCTTCTTTCGTTTCAAGAGGCTCAGCTGTTGATGTTTTTGTTGCAAAAGAATTAACAGAAGGTCAAAAACAAAATTATTAAGATAAAATGCTTAAACTTGCTCCATCTCTGCTTTCAGCTGATTTTTCCGAGCTTAAAAACGAAATAAGAAAAGCTGAAGAAGGAGGCGCGGACCTCTTTCACCTTGATATAATGGATGGACACTTTGTTCCAAATTTAACCTTTGGACCGATGATAGTTAAAGCAATAAGAAAACTGACAAATCTTCCACTTGACTCACACCTTATGATTTCAAATCCAGATCAATATATAGATGAATTTAGAGAAGCTGGATCAGATATAATAACTGTTCACTTTGAAGCTTGCACACATTTACATAGAACGATAACAAAAATCAAACAAACGGGGGCAAAAGCTGGTGTTTCAATAAATCCAGCAACGCCCGTGAATGCAATTGAGGAAATTATTGATTATGTGGATATTTTATTGATAATGTCAGTTAACCCTGGTTTCGGAGGGCAAAAATTTATTGAAACATCACTGCGGAAAATAGTTCAAGCTAAAAAGATGATCATGGAAAGAAATCTTGATGTTGAAATTGAAGTTGATGGCGGAATAGACCTTGATAATGTTGAACTTCTACTTGAAGCAGGAGCCGATATCATAGTCGCTGGATCATCAATTTTTAAATCAGATGATGTCACAAAAACAGTGAAAAAATTTAAAGAAAAGTTTCTTGAATTTGAATTCAAAAACAAAGTAAAACTTATATGAAAAAGATAGTTCTGCGAAATGTTAACGCAGTCACACCTTTCAGAGTGATTGAAAAATCTGGAATAATAATAGAAGGGAAGAAAATAGCTGAAATTGGAAAACTTGAAGATTTGAAGTTTGAACCAGATGAGGAATATGAATTTTTTGATTTTGATGGAATGTATGCTACACCTGGATTTATTGACTTACATGTTCATGGTGGGCTTGGATATGGGTTTGAAGATGAGGACGATGAAGCGCTTTTCAAAATAAGCGAATTCTTTTTTCAACATGGAACGACAGGTCTTCTTGCAACGCTCTACCCAAAACCAGAAAAAGAATTCATCCGTGAGCTTAGAAGGCTCGCTGATTTCATAGAGCAAAATCATACAAATATCTGGGGCATACATCTTGAAGGTCCATTTTTAAACCCCGAGGAACGAGGTGCCATGAACCCAGATTATCTGCTGAAGCCATCGCTTGATGCTTGGTATACACTGCGTGATGCTGGGCGTGGATTTATAAAAATAATGACAATAGCTCCTGAACTTCCTGGAGCTTATGAGGTGATGAGGGAATCTGCCCTTGATGGTGTGATTTTATCAATTGGGCATTCCGTTGCAAATATTGAAGAAATACAAACGGCAATTCACAATGGTGCTGCTCATGTAACACATATGTTTAATGCAATGAAACCGTTTCATCACCGTGACCCTGGAGTGATAACAGGTTCTCTTCTCTTTGATGAACTCAAAATAGAACTTATCGCTGATGGAATCCACGTACATCCAATGGTTATGAAACTTCTCTACAAAATCAAAGGACCTGCTGGAATTATACTTATAACAGATGCAATGAAAATGTGTGGCTT harbors:
- a CDS encoding Rubrerythrin — protein: MAVETKKGFVEILRNLFVPYFSEREELLKILNENYSKEITIAKMMDEHAEIIPFDFLKDKLKKIAEEERKHAEKFKQKIAELGGSVNPSAKIYDVKTGSIHNEKGFRKLVADLEFDKEIYEDYISQINRIENEDVKKLLREIVEDEVRHKDVLMDIVMRLC
- a CDS encoding HSP20 family protein; its protein translation is MTLIRWTPIRDLATEIFDLQREINRMFDRFFRGFEEEEELKVMKWSPRVDISETDDEYIVRADVPGVSKDDIKITIKDNVLTISGEKKQEKETKNENFHRIERVYGSFTRTFTLPGAVKVDKVEARFKDGVLTIKLPKVEEAKAKEIEVKVD
- a CDS encoding HSP20 family protein, whose translation is MRKDRSIAKYEKDLKTYITPPVDMYETPDSYILFLDMPGVTKENLKIKVLDDTLVVQGKFDVPVSKDDEILFNELIYGEYKREFILSGDVDRNKINAKLDNGVLILTLGKKEEGKEIEIKIN
- a CDS encoding HSP20 family protein, with the translated sequence MLIRYAPFKEVEMIEKEINKLFNDFFKTFQSGYEYPLLDIVDTKDNLVIYAEIPGVSKDDVKVKIHNDVLTISGERKEPEVSEKANCLIREREFGKFMRSVRLPYPIDVDKVSAEYKDGILKIILPKKEEAKPKEIQINVN
- a CDS encoding serine/threonine protein kinase is translated as MKIKRLKKLIIAVFVFLFLVLAMDKIVMPFYVNSVKSIEMPNLIGMKLEDAKKIIDTLNLKLENVTERHDVRFPVGYVIIQNPRPGMKIKEGRRVYLVVSSGEQKIEVPSLIGKSVREAKLTLEKFGLRLGEVQYDFSDDFPEGAIFSQSIPEKTKVSAGAQISVVVSLGSAEGKTQVPNLIGLPLSKVEQILNEAGLRIGKVIYEPNSSVLPNTVIEQFPRPASFVSRGSAVDVFVAKELTEGQKQNY
- a CDS encoding ribulose-phosphate 3-epimerase; this encodes MLKLAPSLLSADFSELKNEIRKAEEGGADLFHLDIMDGHFVPNLTFGPMIVKAIRKLTNLPLDSHLMISNPDQYIDEFREAGSDIITVHFEACTHLHRTITKIKQTGAKAGVSINPATPVNAIEEIIDYVDILLIMSVNPGFGGQKFIETSLRKIVQAKKMIMERNLDVEIEVDGGIDLDNVELLLEAGADIIVAGSSIFKSDDVTKTVKKFKEKFLEFEFKNKVKLI
- a CDS encoding N-acetylglucosamine-6-phosphate deacetylase, giving the protein MKKIVLRNVNAVTPFRVIEKSGIIIEGKKIAEIGKLEDLKFEPDEEYEFFDFDGMYATPGFIDLHVHGGLGYGFEDEDDEALFKISEFFFQHGTTGLLATLYPKPEKEFIRELRRLADFIEQNHTNIWGIHLEGPFLNPEERGAMNPDYLLKPSLDAWYTLRDAGRGFIKIMTIAPELPGAYEVMRESALDGVILSIGHSVANIEEIQTAIHNGAAHVTHMFNAMKPFHHRDPGVITGSLLFDELKIELIADGIHVHPMVMKLLYKIKGPAGIILITDAMKMCGLPDGEYEFADQKVIVKDKKIFLEDGTLAGSTLTMEQAVKVMVELVDVPITSAVRMASLNPARVLGKEHRKGILATGKDADIVVLDKNFNVHMTIYEGEIKYKKD